ATAGTCGGCAATTTTGGGTCGGGCAGCAGATAACACCGAAATCAAAGTAGACTTGCCCGCATTGGGTAAGCCAATAATTCCTACTTCCGCCAACAGTTTTAACTCCAGTCGCAGCAAGCGGGACTCACCAGGTAAGCCAGGCAAGGCTCTTTCAGGAGCGCGGTTATGGTTGCTGAGGAAGTGCTTATTACCCAGCCCGCCTTTGCCACCTTGAGCAATGCAGAAGGTTTGCCCAGGTGTAATCAAGTCGCCCACTATTTCATCCGTTACGGCATCATAAATCATTGTGCCGCAAGGAACTTCAATGATTCTGTCATCCCCTGATGCTCCTGTGCGGTTGTTGGGGCCGCCTCGCTCGCCATCTTCCGCCTTAAAGATGTGTGCGTATCTAAAATCAAGCAGGGTTTGCAAATTCTGATCCGCCTTCAAGATCACGGAACCACCTCTGCCACCGTTGCCACCAGAAGGCCCCCCTGCAGGTACATACTTTTCACGCCGGAAGGCAACTAAGCCATCACCGCCGTTACCCGCTTGAACTTGAATTTCTGCTTGATCAATGAATTGCATGAGGATGAAAACTGAAGCGTTTATCTATCCATCATAGGTAACTACTTCTCCCTTGAGTTGAGTTAATTTCAGCTCGAAGTGTCTGTACCATGACTGTCTCTCCTGAGCGTAACGATTGCAGCGATAATGAGCGATCGCCTCTTCAAAGTAAGTCGGTTAGCCATGTTCGTTAACTTGTTGTTGTAGCCACCCATCTACAGGTTGACCGTCGCGCCGCTTCAGCTCAATTTCGACCACTAAGACTTCCTGGGAACCTGGAGGGGCAGGCTTTTGATGAAACAAAATTTCGTAGGCCGCAGGGTCTTCGTTGCGCTCCCGCAGCCAATCTTGCACCTTCATCGTGGCAAAGAGCGATTGCCCCTGCTCAAACATGCGCGTAATTTGCATTTGCAGGGTGTAGGGGTTGTACCGAGGCATCGCTGACTCCGATCGCTGAACAGTACCCAGATTTTAGCTTGGGGAGCGATCGGCGGTTTGCGATTAGCAGTTAGCCGAATTCAACCGCTAACAAACAACCACCAATCGCTATAAATTACCGAGCAATGAAGTGCGCCCAAACATTGCCATCTGGACCTGCGACTCGATCCATGTAGCTGTAGGGATAAAGCAGCTTACGGCCTTCGGTGTCGTAGTAGCCAGATAGAGCATCGCCCCAAGGGTCGTTTACGATGAAGCCTTGCGCCGTGTAACCTACCACGCAAACAATATGGCCAGTCGCTGTGAAGTCTCCCCCCATCACGACAGGGCGACCATTGATTAGTTCGTCCTTTACGGCTGCCCAGTTGCGAGTGGTGCTAAAGCTGGTTTTGAAACCATAGGCCTTAATCATTTCTGAGAGAACCGCATTATCGGTTTGCGATCCTTGGCCGTAGCGGTTGAGACACCATTGCAAGAGTTCATCCTCTAATTGGCCGCCTTGCGATCGCCGTCCGTAATAGTAAAAAATCATCGCGATCGAGGTGACGTTGCAAGTCGCCCAGGAATAGCGCGGATTGTCCCGTTGGGAAAAGTAAGGAACATTCAGTTCCACCTGGGGTGGCATCGGGTTGAAGGGCTTGGTGCCCCGCTTCATTTGGATAAAGTCGGGAAAGATATAGCCCGTGTTGCCAAACTGAGGCAACTCTTCGGTGAGGGAGGCTTTGATGTGGCCATCGGCGATCGCATAACCTGCCACCCCGTAAACACTGCCTGCCGTTATCGCGAACTTTTCTGAAGCTTGCAGACTGGCGGAATCAACCGGACGTTTTTTGAACACAGTGGTTTTGAGCACCGTGGCTGTGAGGGCGTCTGGGTCAAAAGACACAACTTTATTGTTGTGCTTGATCTGAATGTGCTCCCAATAGATATAGCCCGTTTGCCCCAAACCCTGAATAGGAGTAGCCAGAGACACCCGGAAGTGACCTTTGATCGCAGCGTATCCAGTAATTTGTAAAGTTTGGCCCTGTAACAACTCAGCTTTTTGGTTGGCTGCTAATGAGGCAGAGTCAGCAGGCTGAGCCTTAATTAAGGTGGTTTGCGTAACCAGAACCTGAGCGCTTAAAGGTGTGTTAGGAACATCGCTGATATTAAACTTGAAAACCTGTGCTCCCTTGCTGAGTTGCACATGCTCCTCAAAGAAATAGCCGAATTCTCCAATCGGGGCAATGGGCGGGTCAAGCACCACTTTGAGATGTCCATCCACTGAGCCATAGCGACTGACCTTGAAAGTTTGGCCTGCCTTTACAGCTACCTTCTGCTGAGCGTTGAGACGGGCTGAGTCGATGGCACGAAACTTAAATAAGGTATCTCGCAAGACTTTTAAGGTTAGCGACTGGCCTACCGTCATCGGGTCAGTGCTGACAGTCAGGTAAATCACTTCATCGTCAACCAGCTTGCCAGCGCTATCAGTGCCTTTGAGTTTTAGCCAGCGAGAGCCTGCGGCCTTAAAGCCTTGGTTCAAGTTCACTTGCCAAGTGCGCTTTTGAGCATCCATCATCACTTCCAAGGGATACTTGTCCTCTGCGGCGAGTGAGACTTTGGCAATTCGTAGTGGGTCATAAGTTCCCTTGAGAACCACGGCCTGATTGATCAGAACTTCTCTGGGGCCACTGTAGGTGAGTGCGGGTGGGGCAGAAGCAACGGCTGGACTACTGGGCGGATTTTGGGCTTGGGGGTTGGTCATAGTGTCCTCAGTCGGTCGATGACTCTTTCTTCTAGTCTTCTATCTAGAGTGGCGACTTCATCCTATGGAAGTGGCACCCTTCAACTTGAATTCTGAATGGCTATGCTTCTGATTGCTCACTCAAGGCAGGGGGCAGAGGCAAAGCACTCAGGGCAACTACAGTTGGAATGGAATACTTTCCGACACATGTCAAAAATTAGGTCAGGCACTCCTAGCGCTAAGCTACTTCCTGCTGCTCTGACACCCATCTGGCAGAAGGCTGAAAAGAAAAGTCCCAAGATGATGGCAACCTTGGGACTTAACAACATAAATGAAATTAAACAGTACTAATCAAAAATCACTAACGCAGTGCTAGGGGCTATACACCCAAGTCAGCCAAAATATCAGTTGCATGGGTGTCGGTCTTCACAGTGGTGTAGACATTGCTGATGGTGCCGTTGCTGCCAATGACGTAGGTGACACGCTTGGCATAACCACCCCCATCGACATCGTAAGCTTTCGTGATGGCACCGTTGACATCGGCGAGGAGAGGGAAGGGGAGATTAAACTTCTCTGTAAACTTCTGGTGAGAGGTTTCGTCATCAATGCTGACACCTAGCACCACAATGTCTTTGCCTTGATACTGGCTGTAGTTGTCTCGGAAGCTGCAAGCTTGTTTGGTGCAACCGGGCGTATCGTCTTTGGGGTAGAAGTACAGCACAACCGCCTTGCCTGCAAAGTCAGACAGCGAAACAGTATTACCGTTGGTGTCTTTGGCTGTAAATGCGGGGGCAGTATCGCCAACAGATAAAGGCATAGATTTGGCTTCCTTCTAGTTTCTAGGTTCAGTTCCAGATTGTAACTTACCGAGCTTTTTACAGCCCTAGCGGGAGTGATTCCAGAAGGAGGCGATCGCTGCCTATTCCTTGAGGTTGAACCGTAAAACGTAAAGTTATACTTCAGGCGCTTGATCAAGTACTTTGATATTCTGTAGTCTTTGTTACAGAAATATTTTTAGTTCTTAGCGGCAGAGTCGCTTAACTGATAGTAATCTGCCAATTGATTTAGCAGTTGCTACTCAATCTCAGACTAAAGCCCAGGCTAAGACTCAAATTAAGGAAACTGACTTATGAAAGCTCAAATGCAATATTCCCAAACTGCTTTTGCTCAGACTGCTAACTTTTGCTGGCTCCCTGGCCTGGCTCCCGCCCCTACTGAAGCCGAGGCTTCTACTTGGGTGCATTTGCTCCAGCCTCCCAGCACTTTTAGCTATGACGAAGCTTTGCTAATTTGTCAGCAGTCTGAAGATGAGTGGCTGGCTTGGGTGCCTGAGCACGGTGAAGTAGTGCTGCACGTCAATCAGTTTTATCGCGCTGCTTAACTGAGTCAGGCTCCACAGGGAGTACTTACAGTTGACTTGAGGCGACGCGATCGCCTCATCCAATGCTAATCCGATG
This DNA window, taken from Trichocoleus sp. FACHB-46, encodes the following:
- a CDS encoding C39 family peptidase, which translates into the protein MTNPQAQNPPSSPAVASAPPALTYSGPREVLINQAVVLKGTYDPLRIAKVSLAAEDKYPLEVMMDAQKRTWQVNLNQGFKAAGSRWLKLKGTDSAGKLVDDEVIYLTVSTDPMTVGQSLTLKVLRDTLFKFRAIDSARLNAQQKVAVKAGQTFKVSRYGSVDGHLKVVLDPPIAPIGEFGYFFEEHVQLSKGAQVFKFNISDVPNTPLSAQVLVTQTTLIKAQPADSASLAANQKAELLQGQTLQITGYAAIKGHFRVSLATPIQGLGQTGYIYWEHIQIKHNNKVVSFDPDALTATVLKTTVFKKRPVDSASLQASEKFAITAGSVYGVAGYAIADGHIKASLTEELPQFGNTGYIFPDFIQMKRGTKPFNPMPPQVELNVPYFSQRDNPRYSWATCNVTSIAMIFYYYGRRSQGGQLEDELLQWCLNRYGQGSQTDNAVLSEMIKAYGFKTSFSTTRNWAAVKDELINGRPVVMGGDFTATGHIVCVVGYTAQGFIVNDPWGDALSGYYDTEGRKLLYPYSYMDRVAGPDGNVWAHFIAR
- the obgE gene encoding GTPase ObgE, which gives rise to MQFIDQAEIQVQAGNGGDGLVAFRREKYVPAGGPSGGNGGRGGSVILKADQNLQTLLDFRYAHIFKAEDGERGGPNNRTGASGDDRIIEVPCGTMIYDAVTDEIVGDLITPGQTFCIAQGGKGGLGNKHFLSNHNRAPERALPGLPGESRLLRLELKLLAEVGIIGLPNAGKSTLISVLSAARPKIADYPFTTLVPNLGVVRKPTGDGTVFADIPGLIEGAHLGTGLGHDFLRHIERTRLLLHLIDATTEDPIATYHVIQDELQAYGRGLSDRPQIIALNKMDAIQNQEEAAQTLEAVAAHLRELSQVPVFLISAVARIGLEPLLQEIWQTLDQMAAEEAASLSEDLPPDLAEDLSQSLSESLIAD
- a CDS encoding peroxiredoxin, with the protein product MPLSVGDTAPAFTAKDTNGNTVSLSDFAGKAVVLYFYPKDDTPGCTKQACSFRDNYSQYQGKDIVVLGVSIDDETSHQKFTEKFNLPFPLLADVNGAITKAYDVDGGGYAKRVTYVIGSNGTISNVYTTVKTDTHATDILADLGV